From the genome of Mixophyes fleayi isolate aMixFle1 chromosome 2, aMixFle1.hap1, whole genome shotgun sequence, one region includes:
- the LOC142139760 gene encoding olfactory receptor 12D1-like, producing the protein MPPDFLNWTSVNKFILLGLTEQPQFQKIIFTLFLVAYTLNLIGNISIMIIVALENSLHTPMYFFLSNLSFLDICFSSVAVPNMLQNLLTQQKMIPFAACIAQLHFFHFLGSSEVLLLTAMSYDRYVAICQPLHYTRRMNMTLCFFLALGSWLTGFLHSLMHTLFTAQLPFCGPNRVNHFFCDIKPLLRLACTDTRFNGKLLTLVTGSLVMASFLLTLLSYIFISISLLGIRSSVGRMKGFSTCAAHLVVVILLYGTALFTYLRPITEETLQMDRIAAIFFTVLTPMLNPLIYTLRNQDVQNATKRLFRFLV; encoded by the coding sequence ATGCCACCAGACTTCCTGAATTGGACATCTgtgaataaatttattctcctggGGCTGACAGAGCAGCCGCAGtttcaaaaaattattttcacCTTGTTCTTGGTTGCCTACACCTTGAATCTCATAGGGAATATCTCCATTATGATCATTGTGGCTTTGGAGAACAGTCTTCACACCCCTATGTACTTTTTTTTGAGTAACCTCTCATTCTTGGATATATGTTTTTCCTCTGTCGCTGTCCCTAATATGCTCCAGAATTTATTGACACAACAGAAGATGATCCCGTTCGCTGCCTGCATTGCTCAGTTGCATTTCTTCCACTTTTTAGGCAGTTCGGAAGTTCTGCTTCTTACAGCGATGTCCTATGACAGGTACGTAGCTATCTGCCAGCCCCTCCATTACACCAGACGAATGAACATGACATTGTGCTTCTTCCTTGCTCTTGGCTCCTGGCTTACTGGGTTTTTACACTCTTTGATGCATACTCTATTCACTGCCCAGTTACCATTCTGTGGTCCTAACAGAGTCAATCACTTCTTCTGTGACATCAAGCCATTGCTCAGATTGGCTTGTACCGACACAAGATTTAATGGCAAGTTACTGACTCTTGTGACCGGATCCTTAGTCATGGCGTCATTTCTTCTGACTCTGCTTtcctatatatttattagtatttcCCTCCTTGGCATCCGTTCATCAGTAGGAAGGATGAAGGGTTTCtctacctgtgctgctcacttgGTTGTGGTTATTCTGCTGTACGGCACAGCGCTATTCACCTATCTGCGTCCAATCACAGAggaaacgctacaaatggatcgAATTGCTGCTATTTTCTTTACTGTGCTCACACCTATGTTGAACCCTCTAATTTATACCCTGAGGAACCAGGATGTCCAAAATGCCACAAAAAGGCTTTTCAGGTTCTTGGTGTAA